The sequence ACTGCGGATTATGCAGGATCTTTTTCACCGCCAAATTGCCCCCTTGAGCCCACAGTTTAAAAAACGAATCCGGCGTCGCTCGCAGCGCGCAGGCTAAACGTTCTTTTCAAAAAACCCCCGCCTAGGCGGGGGTTTTTTATTCCAGATTCTATTTTTTTATTTCCTTCATTATTTCTTTGGTTGGATAGACCAGACAAACTGGTTGTTGGAGCGGTTCGAGTCGGGGAGGCCGGAGGAGAGGGTGGCTTGGATGCGAGTGGAGGACGAAGCTCCCGGCGTAGGGATGGGGATTTCCTGAGCGAATGATTGATTGGGATTTAAAACAGGAACCGCGTAATGCCGTGAAACTCCGTTAATATCGATATCGATCGTCGAGCTGTACATGACCGAGGTGCCGCGGTTTTGTATGGTGATGAGGGCTTTTGTTTGGCCGGAAGGGCTATTCCCTGTGGGGGGTAAGAAAATATCAGCGATAGCCGGGTCATTTATCCCCGTGGTATTACGGTTTATGATTCTCTTGTAATCAGGAATGCCATTGCCGAAATATTCATCGGGACCGGGTGCGCCTAGATCATTGGAGTGACTTATCAATAATTCTTTGATATCAGAGGGCCTCAGGGAAGGATCCTGCGATAAACCGGCGGCGATGATGCCAGAGATGACAGGGGTGGCTGCCGAGGTGCCGCTGAAAAGTGAAATCAATCCATCTTTGCCCGCAGCTGAAAGACCGACTCCGGGGGCGGCGAATGTGACTCCATTGGCAGCATTGGCATGAGCAAAACGTTCACGGTTCGCATCCACAGCCGTGACAGAAATCACCCCCGGGTAACGGGCTGGGAAAGGAAGCTGGTCAAATCCTTCATTCCCCGCCGCTGCCACCAGGATAATGCCTTGTGTCTGGGCCCGACTGACGGCTTCACGTAGGAGGGCGTTATCACCATAGGAGCCCAGACTCAGATTAATCACACGGGCTCCTTGACTCATCGCAGAGTCGATGCCTTGAGCCACGGTAAAGCTGTTTCCTACCCCCTCGGCATTGAGTACTTGGATACTCAGGAGATTGGCTGACGGGGCTACGCCTGGAGCTGCGGGTGTCGTCCCGCTTAATATCGATGCGACAGCGGTGGCATGTGTACTGTAGACTGGAGACTCCCCCGCAGGATCAGTCACCAGATTTTGCTTTTTGATTTGAACCCCGCTCAAGGCAGGGTGATCCATCACACCTGTATCAAGGATGGCCACGGTAATCCCTTTTCCAAAAGATTGATTGTCCCCGGTGATCCCCAGCCATTCGAGGGTCTGATTGCCAAATGCTAGATACGGTTTGTCTCGCGGGGAATTGATTTTTCCAGGAATGTCAGGGGTTTGCACCAGATAATTAAAATCGATCTCGGCATCCTTGGCTTGTTTGATGAGGGAGGCGAGTTCTTCAGGAGTCTGGTAACTGACACGCAAGGCGCGGAGGGAGTCAATGGTGCTGATGACGCGTATCCGGTTTTCTCCCGCCCAAGCGAGGAAG comes from Verrucomicrobiota bacterium and encodes:
- a CDS encoding S8 family serine peptidase, which encodes MSSPKPFLIMLIVMGVLVLFSVITRFSLHTHHPVPDQVLIKNPLSSPAKGVPSQDQKIAVLEASPALKPISRTGIKPADRDPPDALPNEKVLRFKDHKSMQDFLAWAGENRIRVISTIDSLRALRVSYQTPEELASLIKQAKDAEIDFNYLVQTPDIPGKINSPRDKPYLAFGNQTLEWLGITGDNQSFGKGITVAILDTGVMDHPALSGVQIKKQNLVTDPAGESPVYSTHATAVASILSGTTPAAPGVAPSANLLSIQVLNAEGVGNSFTVAQGIDSAMSQGARVINLSLGSYGDNALLREAVSRAQTQGIILVAAAGNEGFDQLPFPARYPGVISVTAVDANRERFAHANAANGVTFAAPGVGLSAAGKDGLISLFSGTSAATPVISGIIAAGLSQDPSLRPSDIKELLISHSNDLGAPGPDEYFGNGIPDYKRIINRNTTGINDPAIADIFLPPTGNSPSGQTKALITIQNRGTSVMYSSTIDIDINGVSRHYAVPVLNPNQSFAQEIPIPTPGASSSTRIQATLSSGLPDSNRSNNQFVWSIQPKK